The following coding sequences lie in one Populus trichocarpa isolate Nisqually-1 chromosome 14, P.trichocarpa_v4.1, whole genome shotgun sequence genomic window:
- the LOC7468552 gene encoding protein MAIN-LIKE 2: MDTNPGPIDGCVLYDQDKHVSSAVWDGQERGVLRCHEHTSKLGEWKLSPKQIELVEKAGFGYLRKIPAISLDNPLISALVERWRRETNTFHLSVGEMTVTLQDVALLLGLAIDGKPVIGITHTSCASVCQRLLGKSPDSNYASGGMVKLSWLKEFFSHCSEDAPTEMVERCTRAYLLYLVGSTIFSTTTGNKVPVMYLPLFANFEEAEEFAWGAAALAFLYRALGNACVKSQSTICGCLTLLQCWSYFHLNVGRPKLNRDPIHDHFPFVLRWKGKQSGPTTNRDVVFYRKALDSLKPTDVEWLPYKIMDSTVIPKDIKNTLILGRSKTMLICFDKAERHLPDRCLRQYGMLQPIPEDVERWLRKSRGVDGGVDLSGKMESELNEWMDRQLHIVDGDDGVDEGGYMQWYWKITRKVVGRPISLSSEFQRTISGLREISYLADSFSTKGLDGQQFESISRIRFIAQDCLRDQIESPVTPSAPPQIELGKRSRGKERVRRKGNGKRRRKDEPVEYQEASEDDQPQFYGAVIVADQLHLDQADGEVGQLQSCQADDNFDPQHLSHAADEDYSEELQNMVNQEDDAKPSNATEDINESQPCKDANNDNDSQSCHMTIEVNNGKIYGEASKGVDDSQSCEPTNKVNDSQICQETRSDVHDSQLLDASAKVNAS; this comes from the exons ATGGACACGAATCCCGGACCGATTGATGGATGTGTATTGTATGATCAAGACAAGCATGTCTCCTCTGCGGTTTGGGATGGCCAG GAGCGTGGTGTGCTAAGATGCCATGAGCACACGTCCAAGTTGGGTGAATGGAAGCTAAGTCCTAAGCAAATTGAGTTGGTGGAGAAAGCTGGATTTGGTTACTTGAGAAAGATTCCGGCTATTAGTCTTGACAATCCTCTCATATCCGCGCTTGTTGAGAGGTGGAGGAGGGAGACCAACACGTTTCACTTGTCTGTTGGTGAAATGACTGTTACTCTTCAAGATGTTGCCTTGTTGCTTGGACTTGCCATTGATGGGAAGCCTGTTATTGGAATAACACATACCAGTTGTGCCTCGGTTTGCCAAAGGCTTTTAGGGAAATCACCCGATTCTAACTACGCAAGTGGTGGGATGGTGAAGTTAAGTTGGTTGAAGGAGTTCTTTTCTCATTGTTCTGAAGATGCACCTACTGAAATGGTTGAGCGCTGCACTCGCGCTTATCTTCTCTACCTTGTCGGTAGTACCATATTTTCCACCACCACTGGGAATAAGGTTCCTGTAATGTACCTTCCATTGTTTGCGAATTTTGAAGAAGCTGAGGAGTTTGCCTGGGGAGCAGCAGCATTAGCTTTCTTGTATAGAGCACTCGGCAATGCATGTGTTAAATCTCAGAGTACCATTTGTGGTTGCTTAACACTACTACAG TGTTGGAGCTACTTCCATCTGAATGTGGGCCGACCAAAGCTTAATCGAGACCCCATCCATGATCATTTTCCATTTGTGCTTAGATGGAAGGGAAAACAAAGTGGGCCAACAACAAATCGTGATGTAGTTTTCTACCGCAAGGCACTGGACTCGTTGAAACCAACTGAT GTGGAGTGGCTTCCGTACAAAATTATGGACAGTACTGTAATaccaaaagatataaaaaataccttaatttTAGGGAGATCAAAGACAATGCTAATATGCTTTGACAAGGCAGAACGCCACCTTCCTGATCGTTGCCTTAGGCAATATGGCATGCTTCAACCAATCCCAGAAGATGTGGAGCGGTGGCTCAGAAAGAGTCGAGGAGTTGACGGCGGGGTTGACTTGTCTGGGAAAATGGAGTCGGAGCTTAATGAATGGATGGATCGTCAACTCCATATTGTGGATGGGGATGATGGCGTGGATGAGGGTGGCTACATGCAATGGTACTGGAAAATCACTCGTAAAGTTGTTGGAAGGCCTATATCTCTCTCATCTGAGTTCCAAAGGACG ATCTCTGGTTTAAGAGAAATTTCTTATTTAGCGGATTCATTCTCAACAAAAGGGTTGGACGGACAGCAATTTGAGTCAATTTCAAGGATCAGGTTTATTGCACAGGACTGTTTGAGGGACCAGATTGAAAGTCCAGTCACGCCATCAGCACCCCCACAAATTGAACTAGGAAAAAGGTCAAGGGGGAAGGAAAGGGTTAGAAGGAAAGGTAATGGGAAACGCAGGAGAAAGGATGAGCCAGTGGAATATCAAGAAGCAAGTGAGGATGACCAGCCTCAGTTTTATGGTGCAGTTATCGTGGCTGATCAGTTACACTTGGACCAGGCAGATGGCGAGGTTGGTCAGTTACAGTCATGCCAGGCAGATgataattttgatcctcaacATCTGTCTCATGCAGCTGATGAGGATTATAGTGAAGAGTTACAAAATATGGTTAATCAGGAAGATGATGCGAAGCCTAGCAATGCTACAGAGGACATCAATGAGTCTCAGCCTTGTAAAGACGCTAACAATGACAATGACTCCCAGTCATGTCATATGACTATTGAGGTCAACAACGGAAAAATATATGGTGAGGCAAGTAAAGGGGTCGATGATTCCCAGTCTTGTGAGCCAACTAATAAGGTGAACGACTCACAGATTTGTCAGGAAACGAGAAGTGATGTTCATGATTCTCAGCTTCTTGATGCATCAGCCAAGGTCAATGCCTCATGA
- the LOC7455988 gene encoding uncharacterized protein LOC7455988, with amino-acid sequence MLLSPGHSPRHLSSPSPSSNPERTLQISYNVSSINNTPIYPRKRSTVLDEDSYVAAIEKIIERDFFPDISKLRDRFDWLEAMKTGDPIQIRDAQLKIMERRGKMVKNIHSDGSNRARNQTQTQTPGSAFIGNFTQFDEFDSRMQTPSVVMDRGLSSNAESSENENENENAVDENLGLDDFFRRYTSEDNDSFSKILEKGNRKRKERYGHFLEGEKKDVKLIGDAKRDRITDGFGTSDQPPSTLEGWKYTAKNLLMYHPADRGEAPLTEEERAVRLKGLTREINMSNTRFHGKMLDTRPKDDGVVEVIYTPVVGATPLPMYGRDGDKAKKYDLEDLRRMPERLYVETGKKADDGYSFVRTPSPAPGVDESPFITWGEIEGTPLRLEPEDTPIDIGGGGNGLHFKIPNPPARDVKAHSLLRKAARRLREKSKMFRKPPLPSPSRGGSASPSARTLSPAAQKFVRKAISRSLSSVDETLRASYRGASPGVGTPKSGRSISRFGRDGSMGSRSPSVRENSNPPW; translated from the coding sequence ATGCTGCTCTCTCCAGGGCACTCACCACGCCACCTTTCATCTCCGTCGCCATCTTCAAATCCCGAAAGGACCCTTCAAATCTCCTACAATGTCTCTTCAATCAACAACACCCCGATATATCCTAGAAAACGATCCACAGTTCTCGACGAGGACAGTTATGTGGCCGCTATCGAGAAAATCATCGAGCGCGACTTCTTCCCTGATATCTCGAAGCTCCGTGACCGTTTTGATTGGCTGGAAGCTATGAAAACGGGGGACCCGATCCAAATTCGAGATGCCCAGTTGAAGATTATGGAGCGCCGTGGCAAGATGGTAAAAAATATCCACTCCGATGGCAGCAATCGGGCTAGAAATCAAACCCAAACTCAAACCCCAGGTTCTGCTTTTATTGGTAATTTCACTCAATTTGATGAGTTTGATAGCCGAATGCAAACACCTAGCGTTGTTATGGATAGGGGATTATCTAGTAATGCAGAGTCTAGTGagaatgagaatgaaaatgaaaatgctGTTGATGAGAATTTGggtttagatgatttttttaggagATATACGAGTGAGGATAATGACAGTTTTTCGAAGATATTAGAGAAAGGGaataggaaaaggaaagagagataTGGGCACTTCTTAGAAGGTGAAAAGAAGGATGTTAAATTGATTGGGGATGCAAAGAGGGATAGGATTACGGATGGTTTTGGAACCTCCGATCAGCCTCCGAGCACATTGGAGGGGTGGAAGTACACGGCGAAGAATTTGCTAATGTATCATCCGGCAGATAGGGGTGAGGCTCCATTGACCGAGGAGGAACGGGCTGTGAGATTGAAGGGTTTGACTAGAGAAATTAACATGTCTAATACACGTTTTCATGGTAAAATGTTGGATACTAGGCCAAAAGATGATGGTGTTGTTGAGGTGATTTATACTCCAGTAGTTGGGGCTACTCCACTTCCCATGTATGGTAGAGATGGGGATAAGGCGAAGAAGTATGATTTGGAGGATTTAAGGAGGATGCCAGAGAGGCTTTATGTGGAAACAGGGAAGAAGGCAGATGATGGGTATAGTTTTGTTAGGACACCCTCACCAGCTCCTGGAGTTGACGAGTCGCCATTTATTACTTGGGGTGAGATTGAAGGGACACCATTGAGGTTGGAACCTGAAGATACTCCTATTGATATTGGCGGCGGTGGCAATGGGCTGCATTTTAAAATTCCCAATCCACCTGCACGGGATGTGAAGGCCCATTCATTATTGAGGAAGGCTGCACGGAGGTTGAGGGAGAAGTCAAAGATGTTTCGAAAACCACCTTTGCCCTCTCCAAGTAGAGGGGGGAGTGCTAGTCCAAGTGCACGGACACTTTCTCCTGCTGCGCAGAAGTTTGTGAGGAAGGCAATTTCTAGGTCTTTGTCATCTGTAGATGAAACCCTCCGTGCCAGTTATAGAGGGGCAAGCCCTGGAGTTGGTACTCCTAAGAGTGGAAGGAGTATCTCGAGGTTTGGAAGAGATGGGAGCATGGGTTCCAGGTCACCTTCTGTAAGGGAGAATTCTAATCCTCCTTGGTAA
- the LOC7455987 gene encoding probable serine/threonine-protein kinase WNK11 → MPAARSNTSDRDDEPFVEVDPTGRFGRYNDLLGAGAVKKVYRAFDQHEGIEVAWNQVRLRNFIEDPVLINRLHSEVQLLRTLKNKYIIVCYSVWLDEEDTSLNFITEVCTSGNLRDYRKKHRHVSLKALKKWSKQVLEGLEFLHTHDPCVIHRDLNCSNIFVNGNSGQVKIGDLGFATIVGKSHTAHSILGTPEFMAPELYEEDYTEMVDIYSFGMCLLEMVTMEIPYSECDNVAKIYKKVTSGVKPQALNKVADPEVKAFILKCIAEPRARPSASDLLKDTFFSEVNDDETVPATA, encoded by the exons ATGCCGGCGGCAAGAAGCAATACATCTGATAGAGACGATGAACCTTTCGTGGAGGTTGATCCGACCGGTCGGTTCGGACGGTACAATGATTTGCTAGGTGCAGGTGCAGTGAAGAAGGTATACAGGGCATTCGACCAACACGAAGGGATTGAGGTGGCTTGGAATCAGGTGCGgttaagaaattttatagagGATCCTGTGCTCATCAATCGGCTTCACTCCGAGGTTCAGTTACTCAGAACATTGAAGAACAAGTACATCATTGTTTGTTATAGTGTTTGGTTGGATGAAGAGGATACCTCCCTCAATTTTATTACTGAGGTTTGTACTTCTGGGAACTTGAGGGATTACAGGAAGAAACATCGCCATGTGTCtttgaaagctttgaagaagtGGTCTAAGCAAGTTCTTGAGGGGCTGGAATTTCTTCATACGCATGATCCTTGTGTCATTCATAGAGATTTGAATTGCAGTAACATATTCGTCAATGGAAACAGTGGTCAg GTGAAAATTGGGGATCTGGGGTTTGCAACAATAGTGGGGAAAAGCCATACTGCACATTCGATACTAGGCACCCCAGAGTTTATGGCACCGGAACTCTATGAAGAAGATTACACTGAAATGGTGGACATTTACTCTTTCGGAATGTGTTTGCTTGAAATGGTGACGATGGAGATACCATACAGTGAATGTGATAATGTTGCCAAGATATACAAGAAGGTTACCTCTGGAGTAAAGCCTCAAGCTTTGAACAAGGTGGCTGATCCTGAAGTCAAGGCTTTTATATTGAAGTGTATAGCTGAGCCAAGAGCAAGACCTTCAGCTTCCGATCTTCTCAAGGACACCTTCTTTTCTGAGGTCAATGACGATGAAACTGTACCAGCCACCGCTTGA
- the LOC7468553 gene encoding BTB/POZ domain-containing protein At5g48130 has translation MPMETASPKDSSSASSPFSSPSVTALLKIKIISWSQETGLPVSVRVRVGERTFHLHRNPLFSKSGYFKRRLIETTQLELPQSFPGGPETFEMIALFMYGSSTLIDPFNVAALRCAAEFLEMTEEFCSGNLCERFDLYLNQVVLQNWDDTLIVLQRCQTFIPWSEELLIVSRCIESLAFMACMEILDPERRRDRPVVTLEALAGQAWSCEAANEILSQELWIKDLIALPFGFFKRIIGSLRRQGMKEKYVSPIVVFYANKWVLSKKTIQYWESSGERTSDANANDKVSTILQGVLDLLPMREKASRVIPVGFYFALLSRSIGIGLRNDSKVKLQDQIASLLHFAQVEDLLIPSSRVDSDCSSMELATMESIFSTNVSLNMDTNNAPSASNSTVAELWDTFLSHIASDPKMRPKRFMELIETVPISCRQSHDQLYRAMNTFLQTHLDISQEEKGAVCKYLNCQKLSQWACIDAVQNEMMPLRLIVQALFVQQLNTHQAFKECSDSFRYAQSGEFSGSLPSSRCPNTKSQYLADSPYMDGAEPGSRTLSFLLQKDIAVQRCEFSRKEYESTSFRIQNLEQELFSLKKSLQLQKTSKRTETLPTKPQSTKPYGLQSRSLSKNRNPLGHVTGCVGSVNFASQRKYACKLLKIFRRITLFGSRKSNRKPGVSSLWGKPM, from the exons ATGCCAATGGAAACTGCAAGCCCCAAAGATAGTTCATCAGCCTCAAGTCCTTTCTCTTCACCTAGCGTGACCGCCCTCTTAAAGATTAAGATCATTTCATG GAGTCAAGAGACTGGTTTGCCTGTTTCTGTTCGAGTTCGAGTTGGTGAGAGAACATTCCACCTTCACAGG AACCCCTTATTTTCAAAGAGTGGATACTTCAAGAGACGATTGATCGAAACAACTCAGCTTGAGCTGCCACAGAGTTTCCCTGGAGGACCAGAAACCTTTGAGATGATTGCTTTATTCATGTATGGCTCTTCCACGTTGATTGACCCTTTTAATGTAGCAGCCCTGCGATGTGCAGCAGAGTTCCTTGAAATGACAGAAGAATTCTGCTCTGGCAATCTTTGTGAGCGTTTTGATCTCTATTTAAACCAAGTCGTCTTACAAAATTGGGATGATACCTTGATCGTTCTCCAAAGGTGCCAAACATTTATTCCATGGTCTGAAGAGCTGCTGATTGTTAGCCGCTGCATCGAATCCCTAGCCTTCATGGCTTGCATGGAGATTCTTGACCCTGAGAGGAGAAGAGACAGACCAGTTGTTACACTGGAGGCATTGGCTGGTCAAGCTTGGAGCTGTGAAGCCGCCAATGAGATACTGAGCCAGGAGCTTTGGATCAAAGACCTCATTGCTCTACCATTTGGATTCTTCAAAAGGATAATAGGATCCTTGAGGAGGCaaggaatgaaagaaaaatatgtgaGCCCCATCGTTGTCTTCTATGCAAACAAATGGGTACTCTCTAAGAAGACGATACAATACTGGGAGAGCTCTGGTGAGAGAACTAGCGATGCCAACGCAAATGATAAAGTTTCAACGATACTACAAGGCGTACTTGATTTACTGCCAATGAGAGAGAAGGCCAGTAGAGTGATTCCTGTTGGATTTTACTTTGCTTTGCTTTCCAGATCCATTGGCATTGGTTTGAGAAATGACAGCAAGGTAAAGTTGCAAGATCAGATTGCATCTCTTTTACACTTTGCGCAAGTGGAAGATTTACTCATTCCAAGCAGCAGAGTCGACTCGGATTGTTCCAGCATGGAGTTAGCTACGATGGAGAGCATATTTTCAACAAATGTATCGTTGAACATGGACACAAACAATGCTCCTTCAGCTAGTAACTCAACTGTAGCAGAACTATGGGATACATTTCTCTCCCATATAGCTTCTGATCCCAAAATGAGGCCTAAAAGATTCATGGAACTCATTGAAACTGTACCAATATCTTGCAGACAGAGCCATGATCAACTGTACAGAGCAATGAACACTTTCCTGCAG ACACACCTAGACATATCCCAAGAAGAAAAGGGGGCAGTTTGCAAGTACCTCAACTGCCAAAAACTGTCACAGTGGGCATGCATTGACGCAGTTCAAAATGAGATGATGCCATTACGTTTGATTGTCCAGGCTCTTTTTGTACAACAACTGAATACGCACCAAGCGTTCAAAGAATGCTCGGACTCGTTTAGGTATGCACAAAGTGGAGAGTTCTCTGGGAGTCTTCCAAGCTCAAGATGCCCGAACACCAAAAGCCAATATCTAGCAGACAGCCCATATATGGATGGAGCAGAGCCAGGTAGTAGAACATTGAGTTTCTTGCTACAAAAAGACATTGCAGTACAACGATGTGAGTTCTCTAGAAAAGAATACGAGTCCACAAGCTTTAGAATTCAGAACCTTGAACAAGAGCTGTTTTCCTTGAAGAAGAGCCTTCAATTGCAAAAAACTTCGAAGAGAACAGAAACACTGCCAACCAAGCCACAGAGCACAAAACCGTATGGCTTGCAAAGCAGATCACTAAGCAAGAATAGGAACCCACTTGGGCATGTTACAGGTTGCGTTGGTTCTGTGAATTTCGCTTCACAAAGAAAATATGCTTGCAAGCTACTGAAGATCTTTCGCCGGATTACCTTGTTTGGAAGTAGAAAATCCAACAGAAAGCCAGGCGTCTCCAGCCTCTGGGGCAAACCGATGTAG